In Spirobacillus cienkowskii, a genomic segment contains:
- a CDS encoding Tex family protein, translated as MAIKQIILTQEIISDISKDLNIDKNQVENTLKLILDECTIPFIARYRKEVTGGLDEVQIRNIVEKFEYIFSLLERKEAIVRSITEQNKMTPELQAKISACKVKSELEDLYLPYKPKKRTRGQIAVERGLVPLATQVLSQDSALVDLTPLFTAFIGQHEDLKNLDNVIQGTKDYIAEYISEIADVRKEIRLWMFENSSFKSEVKEDFKDKKTKYNNYYTFSEPVKSIAAHRLMALRRGEKEDILKVSLEFDEQIPISTISSHIIKHTATEVVKNFLNECILDSYSRLISPSIETEIRLETKSTAEEEAISVFGKNLRNLLLLPPIPRKIVLGVDPGLRTGSKLVVVDKTGKLLEHVTIYPQHDAEFESHKNKHASEVILNFINKHQVDFISIGNGTACREMEAFCEKTLELLSNVKKPKIVIVNEAGASVYSASDIARDEFPELDITYRGSVSIARRLQDPLAELVKIDPKSIGVGQYQHDVNQSRLKKQLGEVVESCVNYVGVNLNTASSSLLSYVAGIGTSLAKGIVRHRENNGEFKSRKNLFEVMGYGAKIFQQSAGFLRIPESEHPLDNTAVHPESYSIIEKMAQDLSLSIKELLGNKENIDKIKLENYVSEEIGLPTLQDIIKELLKPGRDPRAEGSKQTYNREVRDFQHLKEGQVVVGTVTNVTNFGAFVDIGVHQDGLIHISELSNQFIKDLSQVISVGNQVKVKIIGLDKERKRISLSKKACEEPVAVNTANSVNRSGAISQNNSFKTQESRNHSQNSYNSKKTSYNKKSKNESGKEPEKQASLADLMNKFNTNRV; from the coding sequence ATGGCTATAAAACAAATTATTCTAACACAAGAAATAATCTCTGATATTTCAAAAGATTTAAATATTGATAAAAATCAGGTTGAAAATACTCTTAAACTTATTCTTGATGAATGCACCATTCCTTTTATTGCTCGTTATCGAAAAGAAGTAACTGGTGGTTTAGATGAAGTTCAAATTAGAAATATTGTTGAAAAATTTGAATATATCTTTTCTTTATTAGAAAGAAAAGAAGCTATAGTCAGATCAATTACAGAACAAAATAAAATGACTCCCGAGTTACAAGCAAAAATCTCTGCTTGTAAAGTTAAGTCTGAGCTTGAAGATTTGTATTTACCTTACAAACCCAAAAAACGCACGCGAGGACAAATTGCAGTTGAGAGAGGTCTCGTTCCTCTTGCAACTCAAGTGTTAAGTCAAGATTCTGCACTAGTAGATTTAACTCCTTTATTTACCGCATTTATTGGCCAACACGAAGACCTTAAAAATCTTGATAATGTGATTCAAGGCACCAAAGATTATATTGCTGAATATATTTCTGAAATCGCTGATGTCCGAAAAGAAATCCGTTTATGGATGTTTGAAAATTCAAGTTTTAAATCTGAGGTTAAAGAAGATTTTAAAGATAAAAAAACAAAATATAATAACTATTACACGTTTTCTGAGCCTGTTAAATCAATTGCAGCACATCGACTTATGGCGCTAAGACGAGGTGAAAAAGAAGACATTTTAAAAGTTAGTTTAGAATTTGATGAACAAATTCCTATATCAACTATTTCAAGCCACATCATAAAACATACCGCGACTGAAGTAGTAAAAAATTTCTTAAATGAATGTATTTTAGATAGCTATTCTCGTTTAATTTCTCCAAGTATTGAAACAGAAATTCGTCTTGAAACCAAATCAACTGCTGAAGAAGAAGCAATTTCTGTTTTTGGCAAAAATTTAAGAAATTTATTATTATTGCCACCTATTCCTAGAAAAATTGTATTAGGCGTTGATCCTGGTTTAAGAACAGGAAGTAAGTTGGTTGTAGTTGATAAAACAGGAAAACTTTTAGAGCATGTCACAATTTACCCGCAACATGATGCTGAGTTTGAAAGTCACAAAAATAAACATGCTTCAGAAGTTATTTTAAATTTTATTAATAAACATCAAGTCGATTTTATTTCTATTGGAAATGGCACAGCGTGTCGTGAAATGGAAGCGTTTTGTGAAAAAACACTTGAATTATTATCAAATGTTAAAAAACCCAAAATTGTTATTGTCAATGAAGCAGGTGCAAGTGTTTATTCGGCAAGTGATATTGCAAGAGATGAGTTTCCTGAACTTGATATTACTTATCGAGGGTCTGTGAGTATTGCAAGAAGATTGCAGGATCCTCTGGCAGAGCTTGTTAAAATTGATCCTAAAAGTATAGGTGTTGGGCAGTACCAGCATGATGTGAATCAAAGTCGACTAAAAAAACAACTTGGAGAAGTTGTAGAAAGTTGTGTGAACTACGTCGGTGTAAATTTAAATACCGCAAGTTCGAGTTTACTTTCATATGTTGCAGGTATTGGTACAAGTTTAGCAAAAGGGATTGTTAGACATCGAGAAAATAATGGCGAATTTAAGTCTAGAAAAAATTTATTTGAAGTTATGGGTTATGGAGCAAAAATATTTCAGCAATCTGCTGGATTTTTAAGAATTCCAGAAAGCGAACATCCTCTTGATAATACAGCTGTCCACCCGGAATCATATTCAATTATTGAAAAAATGGCGCAGGATTTGTCTTTATCTATTAAAGAACTATTAGGAAATAAAGAGAATATAGATAAAATTAAACTTGAAAATTATGTATCCGAAGAAATTGGACTCCCAACTTTACAAGATATTATTAAAGAACTTTTAAAGCCTGGTCGCGATCCACGTGCAGAGGGTTCAAAACAAACATATAACAGAGAAGTTAGAGATTTTCAGCACTTAAAAGAGGGACAAGTTGTTGTAGGCACGGTCACAAACGTAACAAATTTTGGAGCTTTTGTTGATATAGGCGTGCATCAAGATGGTTTAATACACATTTCTGAATTATCAAATCAATTTATTAAGGATTTATCTCAAGTAATTAGTGTTGGGAATCAGGTTAAAGTTAAAATTATTGGGCTTGATAAAGAAAGAAAAAGAATTTCACTTTCTAAAAAAGCATGTGAAGAACCAGTTGCGGTAAATACAGCTAATTCTGTTAATCGCTCTGGAGCAATTTCACAAAATAATTCTTTTAAAACTCAAGAATCTAGAAATCACTCTCAAAATTCATATAACTCCAAAAAGACTTCTTACAATAAAAAGTCTAAAAATGAATCAGGAAAAGAACCAGAAAAACAAGCAAGTCTTGCAGACTTAATGAATAAATTTAATACAAATAGAGTATGA
- the ndk gene encoding nucleoside-diphosphate kinase: MEKTFSIIKPDGVKRNCIGKIFAKIEAADLKIVATKMIHMSKREAEQFYAVHSARPFFGELCDYMTSGPVVVSVLEGKNAVSSYRDLMGATDPAKAAKGTIRSEFGLSIGENTVHGSDSLENAAIEISYFFSGTELVNAAK; this comes from the coding sequence ATGGAAAAAACTTTTTCAATTATTAAACCAGATGGTGTTAAGCGTAACTGCATCGGCAAAATTTTTGCCAAGATTGAAGCGGCAGATCTTAAAATTGTTGCAACTAAAATGATCCATATGTCTAAAAGGGAAGCTGAACAATTTTATGCTGTTCATTCTGCAAGACCTTTTTTTGGTGAATTGTGTGATTACATGACTTCTGGACCAGTTGTTGTCTCTGTTCTTGAAGGTAAAAACGCTGTTTCTTCTTATAGAGATTTGATGGGAGCTACAGATCCTGCAAAAGCTGCTAAGGGAACAATTCGTTCTGAATTTGGTTTGAGCATTGGTGAAAACACAGTACACGGTTCAGATTCATTAGAAAATGCTGCAATTGAAATTAGCTACTTCTTTTCTGGCACAGAACTTGTAAATGCTGCAAAGTAA